A single region of the Streptomyces sp. NBC_01381 genome encodes:
- a CDS encoding MraY family glycosyltransferase, with protein MREYLLTLCITAAVTYLLTGPVRKFAIVAGAMPEIRARDVHREPTPRLGGIAMFFGLCAGLLVADHLPNLNDVFERSNEPRALLSGAALIWLIGVLDDKFEIDALIKLGAQMIAAGVMVIQGLTILWIPVPGYGMVLLDQGQGTLLTVALVVITINAVNFVDGLDGLAAGMVCIAASAFFLYAYRLWYGYGIEAAAPATLFAAILIGMCVGFLPHNIHPARIFMGDSGSMLIGLILAAGAISATGQIDGDALKLNFGGTRDATHAMLPVFIPLLMPLTIIAIPFADLVLAIVRRTWNGKSPFAADRGHLHHRLLEIGHSHSRAVLIMYFWSALIAFGTVAYSVHSTSMWILLGIVALSSVGLVLLLLPRFTPHIPRWAESFVPPRYRRRRRAAAAEAAAGAGDETNATAGTDEQGEAEADADSLPPVGAGVNGATAVGTRSRFEDRRKAGSSS; from the coding sequence GTGCGTGAATACCTGCTGACGCTCTGCATCACGGCCGCGGTGACTTACCTGCTGACCGGCCCGGTGCGGAAGTTCGCGATCGTGGCCGGCGCCATGCCGGAGATCCGCGCCCGCGACGTGCACCGGGAGCCGACGCCCCGGCTCGGCGGGATCGCGATGTTCTTCGGACTGTGCGCGGGGCTGCTCGTCGCCGACCACCTGCCGAATCTGAACGACGTCTTCGAGCGGTCCAACGAGCCGCGCGCGCTGCTCTCCGGTGCCGCGCTGATCTGGCTGATCGGTGTGCTCGACGACAAGTTCGAGATCGACGCACTGATCAAGCTGGGCGCCCAGATGATCGCCGCGGGCGTCATGGTCATCCAGGGTCTGACGATCCTGTGGATCCCGGTCCCGGGCTACGGCATGGTCCTCCTGGACCAGGGGCAGGGCACGCTCCTGACGGTCGCGCTCGTCGTCATCACCATCAACGCCGTGAACTTCGTGGACGGCCTCGACGGCCTGGCCGCGGGCATGGTGTGCATCGCCGCATCGGCGTTCTTCCTCTACGCCTACCGCCTCTGGTACGGCTACGGCATCGAGGCCGCGGCCCCCGCGACGCTCTTCGCCGCGATCCTGATCGGCATGTGTGTGGGCTTCCTGCCGCACAACATCCATCCCGCCAGGATCTTCATGGGGGACTCGGGCTCGATGCTGATCGGGCTGATCCTGGCGGCGGGGGCGATCTCCGCCACCGGGCAGATCGACGGTGACGCCCTGAAGCTGAACTTCGGCGGCACCCGCGACGCCACCCACGCGATGCTCCCCGTCTTCATCCCGCTCCTGATGCCGCTGACGATCATCGCGATCCCGTTCGCCGACCTGGTGCTCGCCATCGTCCGCCGTACATGGAACGGAAAGTCGCCGTTCGCCGCCGACCGCGGGCACCTGCACCACCGGCTCCTGGAGATCGGCCACTCGCACAGCCGCGCGGTGCTGATCATGTACTTCTGGTCGGCGCTCATCGCCTTCGGGACGGTCGCGTACTCGGTCCACTCCACGAGCATGTGGATCCTGCTCGGCATCGTCGCGCTCAGCTCCGTGGGCCTGGTGCTGCTCCTGCTGCCGCGCTTCACGCCGCATATCCCGCGCTGGGCCGAGTCGTTCGTGCCGCCGCGGTACCGGCGCCGCCGTCGGGCCGCCGCGGCGGAGGCCGCCGCCGGCGCGGGCGATGAGACGAACGCGACAGCCGGGACGGATGAGCAGGGAGAGGCCGAAGCGGATGCGGATTCCCTTCCTCCGGTCGGCGCGGGCGTCAACGGAGCGACCGCCGTCGGCACTCGCTCGCGCTTCGAGGATCGGCGCAAGGCCGGCTCGTCGAGCTGA
- the atpB gene encoding F0F1 ATP synthase subunit A — protein sequence MSDNGCGFPAPGLHSFLFKPIFEVGGFEFNKVMLLALLTTLVVVTFFYSAFGKAKVVPGKLQMIGEAGYDFVRRGIVYETMGKKEGEKYVPLMVSMFFFIWIMNIWSVIPLTQFPVSSIFAYPVVLAAIVYFIWVPLTFKRHGFVGGWKNITGYDNSLGPIKWLVSFIEFFSNLLVRPFTHSVRLFANMFAGHLMLVMFTVASWYLLNSFMIPAAGVSFVMTIAMILFELFVQAVQAYVFVLLSATYIQGALAKHH from the coding sequence ATGTCCGACAACGGCTGTGGCTTCCCGGCTCCGGGCCTGCACTCGTTCCTCTTCAAGCCGATCTTCGAGGTCGGCGGGTTCGAGTTCAACAAGGTCATGCTGCTCGCCCTGCTGACCACGCTCGTCGTCGTCACCTTCTTCTACTCGGCGTTCGGCAAGGCCAAGGTCGTCCCGGGCAAGCTGCAGATGATCGGTGAGGCCGGCTACGACTTCGTACGCCGCGGCATCGTCTACGAGACGATGGGCAAGAAGGAGGGCGAGAAGTACGTCCCCCTGATGGTCTCGATGTTCTTCTTCATCTGGATCATGAACATCTGGTCCGTGATCCCGCTGACCCAGTTCCCGGTCTCGTCGATCTTCGCGTACCCGGTGGTCCTGGCCGCGATCGTCTACTTCATCTGGGTGCCCCTGACCTTCAAGCGGCACGGATTCGTCGGCGGCTGGAAGAACATCACCGGCTACGACAATTCGCTGGGCCCGATCAAGTGGCTCGTGTCGTTCATCGAGTTCTTCTCGAACCTGCTGGTCCGGCCGTTCACGCACTCGGTGCGACTGTTCGCCAACATGTTCGCCGGTCACCTGATGCTGGTGATGTTCACCGTCGCCTCCTGGTACCTGCTGAACAGCTTCATGATCCCGGCCGCTGGTGTGTCCTTCGTGATGACCATCGCCATGATCCTCTTCGAGCTCTTCGTGCAGGCGGTCCAGGCGTACGTCTTCGTACTCCTCTCCGCCACCTACATTCAGGGCGCTCTCGCCAAGCACCACTGA
- the atpE gene encoding ATP synthase F0 subunit C has product MSATLELAAGVTGSLGSIGYGLAAIGPGIGVGIVFGKGTEALARQPEAAALIRSNQILGFAFCEALALIGIVMPFVFGQ; this is encoded by the coding sequence ATGTCCGCGACCCTCGAACTCGCCGCTGGCGTCACCGGCTCCCTCGGCTCCATCGGCTACGGCCTCGCCGCGATCGGCCCCGGCATCGGCGTCGGCATCGTTTTCGGTAAGGGCACCGAGGCCCTGGCCCGTCAGCCCGAAGCTGCCGCGCTGATCCGTTCGAACCAGATCCTCGGCTTCGCCTTCTGTGAGGCGCTCGCCCTCATCGGCATCGTCATGCCGTTCGTGTTCGGTCAGTAA
- a CDS encoding F0F1 ATP synthase subunit B has protein sequence MIANLVQLAAEEKQNPLIPPGPELLVGALAFAIVFFFFWKKLLPNINKVLDERREAIEGGIEKAEAAQTEAQSVLEQYKAQLAEARHEAARLRQEAQEQGAQLIAEMRAEGQRQREEIVAAGHTQLAADRKAAAQTLRQDVGQLATDLAGKLVGESLEDHARQSRTIDRFLDELEEKAEATR, from the coding sequence GTGATCGCCAACCTGGTGCAGCTGGCGGCCGAGGAGAAGCAGAACCCGCTGATCCCGCCCGGCCCCGAGCTGCTCGTCGGCGCACTGGCCTTCGCCATCGTCTTCTTCTTCTTCTGGAAGAAGCTCCTCCCGAACATCAACAAGGTTCTGGACGAGCGCCGGGAGGCGATCGAAGGCGGTATCGAGAAGGCCGAGGCCGCTCAGACCGAGGCCCAGAGCGTTCTTGAGCAGTACAAGGCTCAGCTCGCCGAGGCTCGGCACGAGGCCGCGCGTCTGCGCCAGGAGGCGCAGGAGCAGGGCGCCCAGCTCATCGCTGAGATGCGTGCCGAAGGCCAGCGGCAGCGCGAGGAGATCGTCGCCGCCGGTCACACGCAGCTCGCCGCCGACCGCAAGGCCGCCGCGCAGACGCTGCGTCAGGACGTGGGCCAGCTGGCCACCGACCTGGCCGGCAAGCTCGTCGGCGAGTCCCTCGAGGACCACGCCCGGCAGAGCCGCACGATCGACCGCTTCCTCGACGAGCTCGAGGAGAAGGCCGAGGCCACTCGATGA
- a CDS encoding F0F1 ATP synthase subunit delta — protein MTAHGASREATAAARERLDALTDNTSVDAKKLADELAAVTALLGREVSLRRVLTDPSQSGESKAELAGRLLGGQVGGETVDLVAGMVRSRWSQSRDLVDSLEELASLADLTGAQKSGALDDVEDELFRFGRIVSSSPALRSALTDHGATDAAKSELLRSLLGGRANAVTERLVERLVTAPRGRSLEDGLESLSKLAADRRNRMVAVVTSAVPLSDQQKQRLGAVLAKVYGRQMHLNLDVDPEVLGGITVQVGDEIINGSIADRIEDAHRRMAS, from the coding sequence ATGACAGCGCACGGAGCTAGCCGCGAGGCCACGGCCGCCGCGCGCGAGCGCCTCGACGCGCTGACCGACAACACGTCGGTCGACGCGAAGAAGCTCGCGGACGAGCTGGCCGCTGTCACCGCGCTCCTGGGCCGTGAGGTCTCGCTGCGCCGGGTCCTGACCGACCCGTCGCAGAGCGGCGAGTCCAAGGCCGAGCTCGCCGGGCGGCTGCTCGGCGGGCAGGTGGGCGGCGAGACCGTCGACCTGGTGGCCGGCATGGTCCGCTCGCGCTGGTCGCAGTCGCGCGACCTGGTGGACTCCCTCGAGGAGCTCGCCAGCCTCGCCGACCTGACCGGTGCGCAGAAGTCCGGCGCGCTGGACGACGTCGAGGACGAACTGTTCCGGTTCGGCCGGATCGTCTCCTCGAGCCCCGCCCTCCGGTCCGCGCTGACCGACCACGGCGCCACCGACGCGGCCAAGAGCGAGCTGCTGCGCAGCCTGCTCGGCGGCCGGGCCAACGCGGTGACCGAGCGGCTGGTCGAGCGCCTTGTGACCGCGCCCCGTGGACGTAGCCTGGAAGATGGACTCGAGTCCCTCTCGAAGCTGGCCGCGGACCGCCGGAACCGGATGGTCGCCGTCGTCACTTCTGCTGTGCCGCTCTCGGACCAGCAGAAGCAGCGCCTCGGTGCCGTCCTGGCGAAGGTCTACGGCCGGCAGATGCACCTGAACCTCGACGTGGACCCCGAGGTCCTCGGCGGGATCACGGTGCAGGTCGGCGACGAGATCATCAACGGCAGCATCGCGGACCGCATCGAGGACGCGCACCGCCGCATGGCGAGCTAG
- the atpA gene encoding F0F1 ATP synthase subunit alpha, producing the protein MAELTIRPEEIRDALENFVQAYKPDAASREEVGSVSAAGDGIAKVEGLPSAMANELLKFEDGTLGLALNLEEREIGAVVLGEFSGIEEGQPVTRTGEVLSVAVGEGYLGRVVDPLGNPIDGLGEIETSGRRALELQAPTVMDRKSVHEPMETGYKAVDAMTPIGRGQRQLIIGDRQTGKTALAVDTIINQRDNWRSGDVNKQVRCIYVAVGQKGSTIASVRGALEEAGALEYTTIVAAPASDPAGFKYLAPYTGSAIGQQWMYEGKHVLIIFDDLSKQADAYRAVSLLLRRPPGREAYPGDVFYLHSRLLERCAKLSDEMGKGSMTGLPIVETKANDVSAFIPTNVISITDGQCFLESDLFNAGQRPALNVGISVSRVGGSAQHKAIRQVSGRLRVDLAQFRELEAFAAFGSDLDAASKASLERGQRMVELLKQPQYQPMATEDQVVSIWAGTTGRMDEVPVKDIRRFESELLEHLHRKEQGLMTSIKEGAKMSDDTITAMSDAVAEFKKQFETSDGKLLGEDAPAAVDASK; encoded by the coding sequence ATGGCGGAGCTCACGATCCGGCCGGAGGAGATCCGGGACGCACTGGAGAACTTTGTCCAGGCGTACAAGCCGGACGCGGCCTCGCGCGAGGAGGTCGGTTCGGTCAGCGCTGCCGGTGACGGCATCGCGAAGGTCGAGGGCCTCCCCTCGGCCATGGCAAACGAGCTGCTGAAGTTCGAGGACGGCACTCTCGGTCTCGCCCTCAACCTTGAGGAGCGCGAGATCGGCGCCGTCGTCCTCGGCGAGTTCAGCGGTATCGAAGAGGGCCAGCCGGTCACCCGTACCGGCGAGGTCCTGTCCGTCGCGGTGGGCGAGGGCTACCTCGGCCGCGTCGTCGACCCGCTCGGCAACCCGATCGACGGCCTCGGCGAGATCGAGACGTCCGGCCGCCGCGCCCTCGAGCTGCAGGCCCCCACGGTCATGGACCGCAAGTCGGTGCACGAGCCGATGGAGACCGGCTACAAGGCCGTCGACGCGATGACCCCGATCGGCCGTGGCCAGCGTCAGCTGATCATCGGCGACCGCCAGACGGGCAAGACCGCCCTGGCCGTCGACACGATCATCAACCAGCGCGACAACTGGCGCTCGGGCGACGTGAACAAGCAGGTGCGCTGCATCTACGTCGCCGTCGGTCAGAAGGGCTCCACCATCGCCTCCGTGCGCGGTGCCCTGGAAGAGGCCGGCGCGCTCGAGTACACGACCATCGTCGCCGCCCCGGCGTCCGACCCGGCGGGCTTCAAGTACCTGGCGCCCTACACCGGTTCGGCCATCGGCCAGCAGTGGATGTACGAGGGCAAGCACGTCCTCATCATCTTCGACGACCTCTCGAAGCAGGCCGACGCCTACCGCGCCGTGTCCCTGCTGCTCCGTCGCCCGCCGGGGCGCGAGGCCTACCCGGGTGACGTCTTCTACCTGCACTCGCGTCTGCTCGAGCGCTGCGCGAAGCTGTCGGACGAGATGGGCAAGGGCTCGATGACGGGTCTCCCGATCGTCGAGACCAAGGCGAACGACGTGTCGGCGTTCATTCCGACCAACGTCATCTCCATCACCGACGGCCAGTGCTTCCTGGAGTCGGACCTGTTCAACGCCGGTCAGCGCCCCGCGCTGAACGTCGGTATCTCCGTCTCCCGAGTCGGTGGTTCCGCGCAGCACAAGGCGATCCGCCAGGTGTCCGGCCGTCTCCGCGTGGACCTCGCCCAGTTCCGTGAGCTCGAGGCGTTCGCCGCCTTCGGTTCCGACCTGGACGCCGCGTCGAAGGCCTCCCTCGAGCGCGGTCAGCGGATGGTCGAGCTGCTCAAGCAGCCGCAGTACCAGCCGATGGCCACCGAGGACCAGGTCGTCTCCATCTGGGCCGGCACCACGGGCCGTATGGACGAGGTTCCGGTCAAGGACATCCGTCGCTTCGAGAGCGAGCTTCTTGAGCACCTGCACCGCAAGGAGCAGGGCCTCATGACCTCCATCAAGGAGGGCGCCAAGATGTCCGACGACACGATCACGGCCATGTCCGACGCCGTCGCGGAGTTCAAGAAGCAGTTCGAGACGTCGGACGGCAAGCTGCTCGGCGAGGACGCTCCGGCCGCCGTCGACGCGTCCAAGTGA
- a CDS encoding F0F1 ATP synthase subunit gamma produces the protein MGAQLRVYKRRIKSVTATKKITKAMEMIAASRVVKAQRKVAASTPYATELTRAVTAVATGASDKHPLTTEAEAPTRAAVLLLSSDRGLAGAFNSNAIKGAEQLTKKLQGEGKEVDTYIVGRRGIAHYNFRERKIAGQWTGFTDAPSYADAKAIAGPLIEAIEKDSAEGGVDELHIVYTEFISMMTQDAVGSRLLPLSLDEVAKEAGATDEARPLYDFEPSAEDVLDALLPRYVESRIYNALLQSAASKHAATRRAMKSATDNAGDLITALTRSANAARQAEITQEISEIVGGSSALADATAGSDK, from the coding sequence ATGGGAGCCCAGCTCCGGGTCTACAAGCGTCGCATCAAATCCGTCACCGCGACCAAGAAGATCACCAAGGCGATGGAGATGATCGCCGCCTCGCGTGTCGTCAAGGCACAGCGCAAGGTGGCGGCCTCCACTCCGTACGCGACCGAGCTCACGCGCGCGGTCACCGCGGTGGCCACGGGTGCGAGCGACAAGCACCCGCTGACCACTGAGGCCGAGGCTCCGACCCGGGCCGCTGTCCTGCTCCTCTCGAGCGACCGCGGTCTGGCCGGCGCCTTCAACTCCAACGCCATCAAGGGTGCGGAGCAGCTCACGAAGAAGTTGCAGGGCGAGGGCAAGGAGGTCGACACGTACATCGTCGGCCGCCGTGGCATCGCGCACTACAACTTCCGTGAGCGCAAGATCGCCGGGCAGTGGACGGGCTTCACGGATGCCCCTTCCTACGCGGACGCCAAGGCGATCGCCGGACCCCTGATCGAGGCCATCGAGAAGGACTCGGCCGAGGGCGGCGTGGATGAACTCCACATCGTCTACACCGAGTTCATCTCGATGATGACGCAGGACGCGGTCGGTTCCCGGCTGCTCCCGCTGAGCCTCGACGAGGTGGCGAAGGAGGCGGGCGCGACGGACGAGGCCCGTCCCCTGTACGACTTCGAGCCGTCGGCGGAGGACGTCCTCGACGCCCTGCTGCCGCGCTACGTCGAAAGCCGTATCTACAACGCGCTGCTCCAGTCGGCTGCTTCCAAGCACGCCGCCACGCGCCGCGCGATGAAGTCGGCGACCGACAACGCGGGTGACCTGATCACTGCGCTCACCCGCTCTGCCAACGCGGCCCGCCAGGCCGAAATCACCCAGGAAATCAGCGAGATCGTCGGTGGCTCCAGTGCCCTGGCCGACGCGACCGCGGGGAGTGACAAGTAA
- the atpD gene encoding F0F1 ATP synthase subunit beta, whose amino-acid sequence MTTTVDTAVATGRVARVIGPVVDVEFPVDAMPDIYNALHVEVADPALDGALKTLTLEVAQHLGDGVVRAISMQPTDGLVRQAAVTNTGEGITVPVGDITKGKVFNTLGAILNHPEAEADVTERWPIHRKAPAFDQLESKTEMFETGLKVVDLLTPYVKGGKIGLFGGAGVGKTVLIQEMIMRVAKLHEGVSVFAGVGERTREGNDLIDEMEESGVLDKTALVFGQMDEPPGTRLRVALAGLTMAEYFRDVQKQDVLFFIDNIFRFTQAGSEVSTLLGRMPSAVGYQPNLADEMGLLQERITSTRGHSITSMQAIYVPADDLTDPAPATTFAHLDATTVLSRPISEKGIYPAVDPLDSTSRILDPRYIAQDHYDAAMRVKGILQKYKDLQDIIAILGIDELSEEDKLVVSRARRVERFLSQNTHAAKQFTGLDGSDVPLDESIAAFNAIIDGEYDHFPEQAFFMCGGIEDLKAKAKELGVS is encoded by the coding sequence ATGACGACCACTGTTGATACGGCCGTTGCCACGGGCCGCGTCGCCCGGGTGATCGGCCCGGTCGTCGACGTGGAGTTCCCCGTCGACGCGATGCCGGACATCTACAACGCCCTGCACGTCGAGGTCGCAGACCCGGCTCTGGACGGCGCCTTGAAGACGCTGACCCTCGAGGTCGCCCAGCACCTGGGTGACGGCGTGGTCCGCGCGATCTCCATGCAGCCCACCGACGGTCTGGTCCGCCAGGCCGCGGTGACCAACACGGGCGAGGGCATCACCGTCCCCGTCGGTGACATCACCAAGGGCAAGGTGTTCAACACCCTCGGTGCGATCCTGAACCACCCCGAGGCCGAGGCCGACGTCACCGAGCGCTGGCCGATCCACCGCAAGGCCCCGGCGTTCGACCAGCTCGAGTCGAAGACCGAGATGTTCGAGACCGGCCTGAAGGTCGTCGACCTTCTCACCCCGTACGTCAAGGGTGGAAAGATCGGTCTGTTCGGTGGAGCGGGCGTCGGCAAGACCGTCCTCATCCAGGAAATGATCATGCGTGTGGCCAAGCTGCACGAGGGCGTTTCCGTGTTCGCCGGCGTCGGCGAGCGCACCCGTGAGGGCAACGACCTCATCGACGAGATGGAAGAGTCGGGCGTTCTGGACAAGACCGCCCTTGTCTTCGGTCAGATGGATGAGCCGCCGGGCACGCGTCTGCGTGTCGCCCTTGCCGGTCTGACCATGGCGGAGTACTTCCGCGATGTGCAGAAGCAGGACGTGCTGTTCTTCATCGACAACATCTTCCGCTTCACGCAGGCCGGCTCCGAGGTCTCGACCCTGCTCGGCCGTATGCCCTCCGCGGTGGGTTACCAGCCGAACCTGGCCGACGAGATGGGCCTCCTCCAGGAGCGCATCACCTCGACGCGTGGTCACTCGATCACCTCGATGCAGGCGATCTACGTCCCCGCGGACGACCTCACCGACCCGGCCCCGGCCACGACCTTCGCGCACCTCGACGCGACGACCGTGCTGTCGCGTCCGATCTCGGAGAAGGGCATCTACCCGGCGGTGGACCCGCTGGACTCGACGTCCCGCATCCTGGACCCGCGCTACATCGCGCAGGACCACTACGACGCCGCCATGCGCGTCAAGGGAATCCTGCAGAAGTACAAGGACCTCCAGGACATCATCGCGATTCTCGGCATCGACGAGCTGAGCGAAGAGGACAAGCTGGTCGTCTCCCGCGCCCGTCGCGTGGAGCGCTTCCTGTCGCAGAACACCCACGCCGCCAAGCAGTTCACCGGCCTGGACGGTTCGGACGTGCCGCTCGACGAGTCGATCGCCGCGTTCAACGCGATCATCGACGGCGAGTACGACCACTTCCCCGAGCAGGCGTTCTTCATGTGCGGTGGCATCGAGGACCTCAAGGCGAAGGCCAAGGAGCTCGGCGTCTCCTGA
- a CDS encoding F0F1 ATP synthase subunit epsilon → MAAELHVELVAADRSVWSGEATLVVARTTSGDIGVMPGHQPLLGVLESGPVTIRTSDGNTVVAAVHGGFISFADNKLSLLAEIVELSDEIDVQRAERALERAKSEADASAERRADVRLRAVATR, encoded by the coding sequence TTGGCTGCTGAGCTGCATGTCGAGCTGGTCGCCGCGGACCGCAGTGTCTGGTCCGGCGAGGCCACCCTGGTCGTCGCGCGCACCACGTCCGGCGACATCGGCGTCATGCCCGGTCACCAGCCGCTTCTGGGTGTGCTGGAGTCGGGCCCGGTGACCATTCGTACGAGCGACGGCAACACTGTCGTCGCCGCCGTCCACGGAGGATTCATCTCCTTCGCGGACAACAAGCTGTCACTGCTTGCTGAGATCGTCGAGCTGTCGGACGAGATCGATGTCCAGCGCGCGGAGCGGGCGCTCGAGCGCGCGAAGTCGGAGGCCGACGCCTCCGCCGAGCGCCGCGCGGACGTCCGACTGCGGGCGGTGGCGACGCGCTGA
- a CDS encoding DUF2550 domain-containing protein, whose protein sequence is MILTLLVCGLVLVALVLVGLFVFGLRRRLIQRSGGTFDCSLRWNAPEKGDTSGKGWGYGVARYNGDRIEWYRVFSYAPRPRRVLERSAIEVVDRRAPDGEEELALLSDAIVLGCLHRGVRLELAMGEDALTGFLAWLEAAPPGQRVNVA, encoded by the coding sequence ATGATCCTCACTCTGCTCGTGTGCGGACTCGTATTGGTCGCGCTGGTACTGGTGGGGCTCTTCGTCTTCGGACTGCGCCGCCGGCTGATCCAGCGGTCCGGCGGCACCTTCGACTGCAGCCTGCGCTGGAACGCCCCGGAGAAGGGCGACACCTCCGGCAAGGGCTGGGGCTACGGGGTGGCCCGCTACAACGGCGACCGGATCGAGTGGTACCGCGTCTTCTCGTACGCTCCCCGGCCGCGCCGGGTCCTCGAGCGTTCGGCCATCGAGGTCGTGGACCGCCGCGCCCCGGACGGCGAGGAAGAGCTGGCCCTGCTCTCCGACGCGATCGTCCTCGGCTGCCTGCATCGGGGCGTACGCCTTGAACTGGCGATGGGCGAGGACGCGCTGACGGGGTTCCTGGCTTGGCTGGAGGCGGCACCTCCGGGCCAGCGAGTGAACGTGGCGTAG
- a CDS encoding glycoside hydrolase family 18 chitinase: MRFRHRAVAGLTTLLLPLATLVALTGPAEAAPEAAPAATATYAKTQDWGSGFEGKWTVKNTGTTSISSWTVAWDFPADTKVTSAWDASVTNSGTRWTAKNLGWNGTLAPGASVSFGFNGSGPGSPANCTLNGGSCDGGSVPGDNPPSAPGTPTASDITNTSVKLAWSAATDDKGVKNYDVLRDGAKVATVTGTSYADSGLTAGTDYSYTVQARDTADQTGPASGAVKVHTTGGTDPGPGGKVKLGYFAQWGVYGRNYHVKNIDTSASAAKITHINYAFGNVQGGKCTIGDAYADYDKAYTADQSVDGVADTWDQPLRGNFNQLRKLKAKHPNLKVLWSFGGWTWSGGFTEAMKNPAAFAKSCHDLVEDPRWADVFDGIDLDWEYPNACGLTCDTSGAASMKNMMSAFRTEFGKDALVTAAITADASNGGKIDAADYGGAAQYADWYNVMTYDFFGAWAAKGPTAPHSPLTSYAGIPQDGFNSADAIAKLKAKGVPGAKLLLGIGFYGRGWTGVTQKEPGGTATGAAQGTYEAGIEDYKVLKNSCPSNGTIAGTAYAHCGSNWWSYDTPATVKSKMAWAKGQGLGGAFFWEFSGDTANGELVSAINDGLK, encoded by the coding sequence GTGCGCTTCAGACACAGAGCCGTGGCAGGCCTCACCACCCTGCTGCTCCCGCTCGCCACCCTGGTCGCCCTCACGGGTCCCGCCGAGGCAGCACCCGAAGCCGCCCCGGCCGCCACCGCCACGTACGCCAAGACCCAGGACTGGGGCAGCGGCTTCGAAGGCAAGTGGACCGTCAAGAACACCGGCACGACCTCCATCAGCTCCTGGACCGTCGCGTGGGACTTCCCCGCCGACACCAAGGTGACGTCCGCCTGGGACGCCTCCGTCACCAACTCCGGCACCCGCTGGACCGCCAAGAACCTCGGCTGGAACGGGACGCTCGCCCCCGGCGCCTCGGTCTCCTTCGGGTTCAACGGCTCGGGCCCCGGATCGCCCGCCAACTGCACACTGAACGGCGGCAGTTGTGACGGCGGCAGCGTCCCCGGCGACAACCCGCCGAGCGCCCCCGGCACCCCGACCGCCTCCGACATCACCAATACCTCGGTGAAGCTCGCCTGGAGCGCGGCCACCGACGACAAGGGCGTCAAGAACTACGACGTGCTGCGCGACGGCGCCAAGGTGGCGACGGTGACCGGCACTTCGTACGCCGACAGCGGTCTGACCGCCGGCACCGACTACTCGTACACGGTCCAGGCCCGCGACACCGCGGACCAGACAGGACCGGCATCCGGCGCCGTCAAGGTGCACACCACGGGCGGCACCGACCCGGGCCCCGGCGGCAAGGTCAAGCTCGGCTACTTCGCCCAGTGGGGCGTCTACGGCCGCAACTACCACGTGAAGAACATCGACACCTCGGCATCCGCCGCCAAGATCACGCACATCAACTACGCCTTCGGCAACGTCCAGGGCGGCAAGTGCACCATCGGCGACGCGTACGCCGACTACGACAAGGCCTACACCGCCGACCAGTCCGTCGACGGCGTCGCCGACACCTGGGACCAGCCGCTGCGCGGCAACTTCAACCAGCTGCGCAAGCTCAAGGCCAAGCACCCGAACCTCAAGGTCCTGTGGTCCTTCGGCGGCTGGACCTGGTCCGGCGGCTTCACCGAGGCGATGAAGAACCCGGCGGCCTTCGCCAAGTCCTGCCACGACCTGGTGGAGGACCCGCGCTGGGCCGACGTCTTCGACGGCATCGACCTGGACTGGGAGTACCCGAACGCCTGCGGCCTGACCTGTGACACCAGCGGCGCCGCCTCGATGAAGAACATGATGTCGGCGTTCCGCACGGAGTTCGGCAAGGACGCCCTGGTCACCGCCGCGATCACCGCCGACGCCTCCAACGGCGGCAAGATCGACGCGGCCGACTACGGCGGCGCCGCGCAGTACGCCGACTGGTACAACGTGATGACGTACGACTTCTTCGGCGCGTGGGCGGCGAAGGGCCCGACGGCCCCGCACTCGCCCCTCACCTCCTACGCCGGCATCCCCCAGGACGGCTTCAACTCCGCCGACGCGATAGCCAAACTGAAGGCGAAGGGCGTGCCCGGCGCCAAGCTGCTGCTGGGCATCGGCTTCTACGGGCGCGGGTGGACCGGGGTCACGCAGAAGGAGCCCGGTGGCACGGCTACCGGCGCCGCGCAGGGGACGTACGAAGCAGGCATCGAGGACTACAAGGTCCTGAAGAACTCCTGCCCCTCTAACGGCACCATCGCAGGTACCGCCTACGCCCACTGCGGCAGCAACTGGTGGTCGTACGACACCCCGGCGACGGTCAAGAGCAAGATGGCCTGGGCGAAGGGGCAGGGTCTCGGCGGCGCGTTCTTCTGGGAGTTCAGTGGGGACACCGCGAACGGGGAGTTGGTGTCTGCCATCAATGACGGTCTGAAGTAG